Proteins from a genomic interval of Maylandia zebra isolate NMK-2024a linkage group LG15, Mzebra_GT3a, whole genome shotgun sequence:
- the tmem181 gene encoding transmembrane protein 181 isoform X1 → MDTDYSSGLENPLYSELKYFCRKIREAYNELKEDLTPYRDDRFYRLAPMRLYTLSKRHFVLVFVVFLMCFGLTVFIGITGPRIIAEQEHNGDQFLAKNVSVKTGPFHLVSSPLTTYNQQLWLTCVMQAENSKMRDFKQPFEINVELKGVMQDASVMHINNGRIKSRMLHCAAANCDEIIVLHLGYLNYTQYQVMVSFKGLENITYDIKVKFVWKTYNSTFSQVEIWFRFVFVVLTFMVTCMFAHSLRKFSMRDWGIEQKWMSILLPLLLLYNDPFFPLSFLVNSWFPGTLDTFFQALFLCALLLFWLCVYHGIRVQGERKFLTFYLPKLVIVGLLWLSAVTLGIWQTVNELQDPTYQYKVDIANFQGMKVFFLIVVALYILYLIFLIVRACSELKNMPYSDLRLKFLTALTFVVLIISMAILYLRFGAKALQDNFVAELSTHYQNSAEFLSFYGLLNFYLYTLAFVYSPSKNALYDSQLKDNPAFSMLNDSDDEVIYGSDYEDMPLQNGRAIKATAKYQDESDSD, encoded by the exons atggacacCGACTACTCGTCCGGCCTGGAGAACCCTCTGTACAGCGAGCTCAAGTATTTCTGTAGGAAAATACGGGAGGCCTACAATGAGCTCAAAGAGGACCTGACACCTTATCGCGATGACCGCTTTTATAG ATTGGCTCCCATGCGGCTGTACACCCTATCTAAAAGACATTTTGTGCTAGTCTTCGTGGTCTTCCTGATGTGCTTCGGCCTCACAGTCTTCATAGGAATAACAG gtcCAAGGATTATTGCTGAGCAGGAGCACAATGGTGACCAGTTCCTTGCAAAAAACGTTTCTGTTAAG ACTGGGCCCTTTCATCTAGTTTCTTCTCCCCTGACCACCTACAATCAGCAGCTGTGGCTCACATGTGTGATGCAGGctgaaaacagcaaaa TGAGAGATTTCAAGCAGCCCTTTGAGATCAACGTTGAGTTGAAGGGAGTGATGCAGGATGCCAGCGTGATGCACATCAACAACGGGCGCATTAAGTCACGGATGCTGCACTGCGCGGCTGCT AATTGCGATGAGATCATTGTACTGCATCTGGGCTACCTGAACTACACCCAGTACCAGGTTATGGTGAGCTTCAAAGGCCTTGAAAATATCACATATGACATCAAGGTTAAGTTTGTG TGGAAAACATATAATTCCACCTTCTCACAAGTGGAAATTTGGTTCCGGTTTGTCTTTGTGGTATTGACCTTCATGGTGACC TGTATGTTTGCTCACTCACTGAGGAAATTTTCCATGAGAGACTGGGGGATAGAGCAGAAGTGGATGTCTATTCTTCTCCCTTTGTTGCTGCTCTACAATG ATCCTTTCTTCCCGCTGTCATTCCTGGTGAACAGCTGGTTTCCAGGGACCTTGGACACCTTCTTTCAGGCACTGTTCCTGTgtgctctgctgctcttctggcTTTGTGTTTATCACGGCATCAGAGTCCAG GGTGAGAGGAAATTTCTGACTTTCTACCTGCCTAAGCTGGTTATCGTCGGTCTTCTGTGGCTGTCAGCAGTTACTCTGGGCATATGGCAAAC GGTTAATGAACTCCAAGATCCCACCTATCAGTACAAAGTGGATATAGCGAACTTTCAG ggtaTGAAAGTCTTCTTCCTGATTGTCGTCGCCCTCTACATCTTATACTTGATATTCCTGATTGTCAGAGCTTGTTCTGAACTTAAGAACATGCCTTACTCAG ATCTCCGGCTCAAGTTTTTGACAGCGCTGACGTTTGTGGTTCTTATTATAAG CATGGCTATTCTCTACCTGAGGTTTGGTGCTAAGGCTCTTCAAGACAACTTTGTTGCTGAATTGTCCACCCATTACCAGAACT CAGCTGAATTTTTGTCCTTCTATGGCCTGCTCAACTTTTACTTGTACACATTAGCATTTGTGTATTCTCCTTCGAAAAATGCACTTTATG ACTCCCAGTTGAAGGATAATCCAGCTTTCTCCATGCTAAATGACTCAGACGACGAAGTGATATACGG gagtGATTATGAAGACATGCCTTTACAAAACGGGCGTGCGATCAAAGCAACTGCCAAGTACCAGGATGAGAGTGACAGTGACTGA
- the tmem181 gene encoding transmembrane protein 181 isoform X2 — MDMYGLAPMRLYTLSKRHFVLVFVVFLMCFGLTVFIGITGPRIIAEQEHNGDQFLAKNVSVKTGPFHLVSSPLTTYNQQLWLTCVMQAENSKMRDFKQPFEINVELKGVMQDASVMHINNGRIKSRMLHCAAANCDEIIVLHLGYLNYTQYQVMVSFKGLENITYDIKVKFVWKTYNSTFSQVEIWFRFVFVVLTFMVTCMFAHSLRKFSMRDWGIEQKWMSILLPLLLLYNDPFFPLSFLVNSWFPGTLDTFFQALFLCALLLFWLCVYHGIRVQGERKFLTFYLPKLVIVGLLWLSAVTLGIWQTVNELQDPTYQYKVDIANFQGMKVFFLIVVALYILYLIFLIVRACSELKNMPYSDLRLKFLTALTFVVLIISMAILYLRFGAKALQDNFVAELSTHYQNSAEFLSFYGLLNFYLYTLAFVYSPSKNALYDSQLKDNPAFSMLNDSDDEVIYGSDYEDMPLQNGRAIKATAKYQDESDSD, encoded by the exons ATGGACATGTACGG ATTGGCTCCCATGCGGCTGTACACCCTATCTAAAAGACATTTTGTGCTAGTCTTCGTGGTCTTCCTGATGTGCTTCGGCCTCACAGTCTTCATAGGAATAACAG gtcCAAGGATTATTGCTGAGCAGGAGCACAATGGTGACCAGTTCCTTGCAAAAAACGTTTCTGTTAAG ACTGGGCCCTTTCATCTAGTTTCTTCTCCCCTGACCACCTACAATCAGCAGCTGTGGCTCACATGTGTGATGCAGGctgaaaacagcaaaa TGAGAGATTTCAAGCAGCCCTTTGAGATCAACGTTGAGTTGAAGGGAGTGATGCAGGATGCCAGCGTGATGCACATCAACAACGGGCGCATTAAGTCACGGATGCTGCACTGCGCGGCTGCT AATTGCGATGAGATCATTGTACTGCATCTGGGCTACCTGAACTACACCCAGTACCAGGTTATGGTGAGCTTCAAAGGCCTTGAAAATATCACATATGACATCAAGGTTAAGTTTGTG TGGAAAACATATAATTCCACCTTCTCACAAGTGGAAATTTGGTTCCGGTTTGTCTTTGTGGTATTGACCTTCATGGTGACC TGTATGTTTGCTCACTCACTGAGGAAATTTTCCATGAGAGACTGGGGGATAGAGCAGAAGTGGATGTCTATTCTTCTCCCTTTGTTGCTGCTCTACAATG ATCCTTTCTTCCCGCTGTCATTCCTGGTGAACAGCTGGTTTCCAGGGACCTTGGACACCTTCTTTCAGGCACTGTTCCTGTgtgctctgctgctcttctggcTTTGTGTTTATCACGGCATCAGAGTCCAG GGTGAGAGGAAATTTCTGACTTTCTACCTGCCTAAGCTGGTTATCGTCGGTCTTCTGTGGCTGTCAGCAGTTACTCTGGGCATATGGCAAAC GGTTAATGAACTCCAAGATCCCACCTATCAGTACAAAGTGGATATAGCGAACTTTCAG ggtaTGAAAGTCTTCTTCCTGATTGTCGTCGCCCTCTACATCTTATACTTGATATTCCTGATTGTCAGAGCTTGTTCTGAACTTAAGAACATGCCTTACTCAG ATCTCCGGCTCAAGTTTTTGACAGCGCTGACGTTTGTGGTTCTTATTATAAG CATGGCTATTCTCTACCTGAGGTTTGGTGCTAAGGCTCTTCAAGACAACTTTGTTGCTGAATTGTCCACCCATTACCAGAACT CAGCTGAATTTTTGTCCTTCTATGGCCTGCTCAACTTTTACTTGTACACATTAGCATTTGTGTATTCTCCTTCGAAAAATGCACTTTATG ACTCCCAGTTGAAGGATAATCCAGCTTTCTCCATGCTAAATGACTCAGACGACGAAGTGATATACGG gagtGATTATGAAGACATGCCTTTACAAAACGGGCGTGCGATCAAAGCAACTGCCAAGTACCAGGATGAGAGTGACAGTGACTGA
- the dynlt1b gene encoding dynein light chain Tctex-type 1 — protein MDYQIEEEAGFVVEDVSTIIKESVEATIGGNAYQHNRVNQWTTSIVEQCLSQLSKLGKPFKYILTCVIMQKNGAGMQTASTCFWDNSTDGSCTVRWENKSVYCIVSVFGLAI, from the exons ATGGACTATCAGATAGAAGAAGAG GCTGGGTTCGTCGTTGAAGACGTGAGCACAATCataaaagag TCGGTGGAAGCAACCATAGGAGGAAATGCCTACCAGCACAACCGAGTGAACCAGTGGACCACCAGTATAGTGGAGCAGTGCCTCAGTCAGCTCAGCAAGCTGGGAAAGCCTTTCAAATATATTT TAACCTGTGTCATCATGCAGAAAAATGGAGCAGGTATGCAAACAGCCAGCACATGCTTCTGGGACAACTCTACCGATG GAAGCTGTACAGTGAGATGGGAGAACAAGTCTGTGTACTGCATTGTCAGTGTATTCGGGCTCGCCATCTGA